A genome region from Triticum aestivum cultivar Chinese Spring chromosome 2B, IWGSC CS RefSeq v2.1, whole genome shotgun sequence includes the following:
- the LOC123046705 gene encoding F-box/LRR-repeat protein At3g26922 yields the protein MASGEDRISALPEDILHQVLRLLPAHEVVRTCLLARRWRGVWRSVPTLCFTGAKGWGSADRFAQFVDHLLHLRCGGDGPPLDSCDFDFDHDGFMLWPANKRRASIWLWKALPRVRALGLCIVEELETWTRLSDKHLFSQHLTRLELAGVSVSDSVVDFSGCPALVQLSMDYCDVFVRQLVSPSLKHLRVTRCYTSRNYRILISLPNLVSLEFIQWGEGRAPLLGSLPQLARADIFLNGDCADQCSEGRFDGCDADDSDICYGCYYYYGDPIHGPHYDCNNCIVLKGLSEATDLELTAYHDPTVLNRDLKWCPTFTKLKTLLLNDWCLAADHNALICFLQHAPILEKLTIQLPEKPSYVTGAEGIYKPLGQSVASNCLEIVEIKCANVDSRVHKILKILTMYGIHLEQISVQQTCKIPGSGCFNFVCTGFC from the exons ATGGCGAGCGGGGAGGACCGCATAAGCGCCCTCCCGGAGGACATCCTCCACCAGGTGCTCCGCCTCCTGCCGGCTCATGAGGTGGTGCGGACGTGCTTGCTCGCCCGGCGCTGGCGCGGCGTCTGGAGGTCCGTGCCCACCCTCTGCTTCACCGGAGCCAAGGGGTGGGGCAGCGCCGACAGGTTCGCCCAATTCGTGGACCACTTGCTCCACCTCAGGTGCGGGGGCGACGGCCCGCCTCTGGATTCCTGCGATTTCGACTTCGATCACGACGGATTCATGCTGTGGCCCGCAAACAAGCGGCGTGCCAGCATCTGGCTCTGGAAGGCTCTGCCTCGTGTCCGGGCGCTGGGCCTTTGTATCGTCGAGGAGCTGGAAACCTGGACACGATTATCTGATAAGCATCTCTTCTCCCAGCACCTCACTAGATTAGAGCTTGCTGGAGTCAGTGTCAGCGACAGCGTCGTTGATTTTTCAGGCTGTCCGGCATTGGTGCAACTGAGTATGGATTATTGCGATGTTTTTGTCAGACAGCTGGTGTCTCCATCCTTGAAACATCTGCGCGTTACCCGCTGCTATACTTCTCGCAATTACCGCATTCTTATTTCTCTACCAAATCTTGTTTCGCTCGAGTTCATCCAGTGGGGCGAAGGAAGGGCTCCATTGCTTGGAAGCTTGCCGCAGTTAGCAAGAGCTGATATTTTTCTTAACGGGGATTGTGCTGATCAATGCTCTGAGGGACGGTTTGATGGTTGTGATGCTGATGACAGTGATATCTGTTATGGTTGTTATTATTATTATGGGGATCCTATACATGGGCCTCATTATGACTGCAACAACTGCATCGTTCTCAAAGGTTTGTCAGAAGCCACAGACTTGGAGTTGACAGCTTATCATGATCCG ACTGTTTTGAACAGGGATTTGAAGTGGTGCCCTACATTTACCAAGTTAAAGACTTTGCTACTCAATGATTGGTGTCTGGCTGCTGACCACAATGCACTAATTTGTTTTCTCCAACATGCACCAATTTTGGAGAAGCTTACCATTCAACTTCCTGAG AAACCTTCATATGTAACTGGAGCAGAAGGAATATACAAACCATTGGGACAGTCAGTTGCATCCAACTGTCTTGAGATTGTTGAAATCAAATGTGCAAATGTCGATAGCAGGGTTCACAAAATTCTGAAGATTCTGACTATGTATGGCATACACCTTGAGCAAATTAGTGTCCAACAGACTTGCAAAATTCCTGGATCTGGAT GTTTCAATTTTGTTTGCACTGGTTTCTGCTAA